One genomic segment of Bradyrhizobium diazoefficiens includes these proteins:
- a CDS encoding DUF2189 domain-containing protein produces the protein MATFYQGNVPTMARPTDAAGPVIRTIQLSDLHDALKRGWEDFKAVPSHAIILCVIYPVLGLVLARVVMGYSVLPLLFPLAAGFALIGPFAALGLYELSSRRERGEEASAWDAMEVLRSPSFGAMLGLGTLLLALFVTWVATAQAIYVSAFGYEGVTGISDFVTRVLTTPQGWWLIVVGCGTGFLFALAALCISAVSFPLMLDRHAGAFEAMVTSLRVVAKNPVPMAAWGVIVAVLLALGTIPAFLGLAVVIPLLGHATWHLYRKVIVSEPGARPVPPPPQRPRKPAADFPANLFPWRNRTGG, from the coding sequence ATGGCCACATTCTACCAGGGCAATGTCCCGACGATGGCCCGGCCCACTGACGCGGCTGGACCGGTGATCCGTACCATCCAACTCTCCGATCTGCACGACGCGCTGAAGCGCGGCTGGGAGGATTTCAAGGCGGTGCCGAGCCACGCCATCATCCTCTGCGTGATTTATCCGGTGCTGGGCCTCGTGCTCGCCCGCGTGGTGATGGGCTATTCGGTGTTGCCGCTGTTGTTTCCGCTGGCCGCCGGCTTTGCACTGATCGGGCCGTTCGCGGCGCTCGGTCTCTACGAGCTCTCCAGCCGGCGCGAACGCGGTGAAGAGGCGAGCGCCTGGGATGCCATGGAGGTGCTGCGTTCGCCCTCGTTCGGCGCGATGCTCGGCCTCGGCACGCTGCTGCTCGCCCTGTTCGTGACCTGGGTTGCAACCGCGCAGGCCATTTATGTGTCGGCATTCGGCTACGAAGGCGTGACCGGGATCTCCGATTTCGTGACGCGCGTGCTGACCACTCCGCAAGGCTGGTGGCTGATCGTGGTCGGCTGCGGCACTGGCTTCCTGTTCGCGCTCGCGGCACTCTGCATCAGCGCCGTGTCGTTCCCCCTGATGCTCGACCGCCATGCCGGGGCATTCGAGGCGATGGTGACCTCGCTCCGCGTCGTCGCCAAGAACCCGGTGCCGATGGCAGCCTGGGGCGTGATCGTGGCGGTGCTGCTGGCGCTCGGCACGATCCCGGCCTTCCTCGGCCTTGCTGTGGTGATCCCCCTGCTCGGCCATGCCACCTGGCACCTCTACCGCAAGGTGATCGTGTCCGAGCCCGGCGCACGGCCGGTGCCGCCCCCACCGCAGCGTCCGCGCAAGCCGGCCGCTGACTTCCCCGCCAACCTCTTCCCCTGGCGTAACAGGACGGGCGGCTGA
- a CDS encoding acyl-CoA synthetase — MQPLRMSRRVMNLAHMLTQNARRHGTRLGFVWGDKSWTWREIDAQVSALAAALAARGISKGDRILVHSKNGDEMFFSMFAAFRLGAVWVPTNFRLMPDEVTYLAQASGAKGFLCHADFPEHAAAVTGGALEFTWSIGGKAAFGEHSVADAIASKAGTVVENVAVEHDDPCWFFFTSGTTGRSKAAVLTHGQMGFVVTNHLADLTPGVTENDASLVVAPLSHGAGVHQLVQTARGVRTVLLPTEKFDIDEAFRLIEKHRVSNLFTVPTILKMMVEHPAVDKYDHSSLRHVIYAGAPMYREDQKTALRKLGKVIVQYFGLGEVTGNITVLPAALHDPDDGPHAKIGTCGFERTGMQVSIQDDEGRELGANQSGEICVIGPAVLAGYYDNPEANAKAFRNGWFRTGDLGHMDEEGFVYITGRASDMYISGGSNIYPREIEEKILTHPAVGEVAVLGVPDATWGEVGVAVCVAREGAKPVSEAEMAAFLSPKVPRYKMPKRFFFWEALPKSGYGKIPKRMVRDELEARGLLDLDKTKTG, encoded by the coding sequence ATGCAGCCCTTGCGCATGTCCCGCCGCGTCATGAATCTCGCTCACATGCTGACCCAGAATGCGCGGCGGCATGGGACGCGCCTCGGCTTTGTCTGGGGGGACAAATCCTGGACCTGGCGCGAGATCGATGCGCAGGTCTCCGCGCTGGCCGCGGCGCTCGCCGCGCGCGGCATCAGCAAGGGGGACCGCATCCTCGTGCATTCCAAGAACGGCGACGAGATGTTCTTCTCGATGTTCGCAGCGTTCCGGCTCGGTGCGGTCTGGGTGCCCACCAATTTCCGTCTGATGCCGGACGAGGTCACTTATCTCGCGCAGGCCTCCGGCGCGAAAGGATTCCTGTGCCATGCCGATTTTCCGGAGCATGCCGCGGCCGTGACGGGCGGAGCGCTGGAATTCACCTGGAGCATCGGCGGCAAGGCCGCCTTCGGCGAGCACTCTGTGGCCGATGCGATCGCCTCGAAGGCTGGTACCGTCGTCGAGAACGTCGCGGTCGAGCATGACGATCCCTGCTGGTTCTTCTTCACCTCGGGAACCACCGGCCGTTCCAAGGCGGCGGTGCTGACGCATGGCCAGATGGGTTTTGTCGTCACCAACCATCTCGCCGATCTGACGCCTGGAGTCACCGAAAACGATGCCTCGCTTGTGGTGGCGCCGCTGTCGCATGGTGCCGGCGTGCATCAGCTGGTGCAGACCGCGCGTGGCGTGCGCACCGTGCTGCTGCCGACCGAGAAGTTCGACATCGACGAGGCGTTCCGCCTGATCGAGAAGCACCGTGTCAGCAATCTCTTCACCGTGCCGACGATCCTCAAGATGATGGTCGAGCACCCCGCCGTCGACAAATACGATCACTCCTCGCTGCGCCACGTGATCTATGCCGGCGCGCCGATGTATCGCGAGGACCAGAAGACGGCGCTGAGGAAGCTCGGCAAGGTCATCGTGCAGTATTTTGGACTCGGCGAGGTCACCGGCAACATCACGGTGCTGCCCGCGGCGCTGCACGATCCCGATGACGGGCCGCATGCGAAGATCGGCACCTGCGGTTTCGAGCGCACAGGCATGCAGGTTTCGATCCAGGATGACGAAGGCCGCGAGCTCGGGGCAAACCAGAGCGGCGAGATTTGCGTGATCGGGCCGGCCGTGCTCGCCGGCTATTACGACAACCCCGAGGCCAATGCGAAGGCGTTCCGCAACGGCTGGTTCCGCACCGGCGACCTCGGCCACATGGACGAGGAAGGGTTTGTCTACATCACGGGACGCGCGTCGGACATGTACATCTCCGGCGGCTCCAACATCTATCCGCGCGAGATCGAGGAGAAGATCTTGACCCATCCCGCGGTCGGCGAGGTCGCCGTACTCGGCGTGCCCGATGCGACCTGGGGCGAGGTCGGCGTCGCCGTCTGCGTTGCGCGCGAGGGTGCGAAGCCGGTGAGTGAAGCCGAGATGGCGGCATTCCTCTCACCAAAGGTCCCGCGCTACAAGATGCCGAAGCGCTTCTTCTTCTGGGAGGCGCTGCCGAAATCCGGCTATGGCAAGATTCCAAAACGCATGGTGCGCGACGAGCTCGAGGCGCGCGGGCTGCTCGATCTCGACAAGACGAAGACGGGCTGA
- a CDS encoding DUF1127 domain-containing protein, producing the protein MLLSLIRMIQAFRDYQRNVAELSQLSDRELADIGLDRSDIPRVAAGQYQG; encoded by the coding sequence ATGCTGCTCTCGCTCATCCGCATGATCCAGGCTTTCCGGGACTATCAGCGCAATGTTGCCGAATTGTCCCAGCTCAGCGATCGCGAACTGGCCGACATCGGCCTCGATCGCTCGGACATCCCGCGCGTTGCCGCCGGTCAGTACCAGGGCTGA
- a CDS encoding MFS transporter — protein sequence MTIATAAPADLDTGITEHQVIRKIAWRLMPLIIVCYFFAFFDRVNISFAKAALQADLGLSNTAYGFGASLFVVGYVLLEVPSNMLLYRFGARRWIARIMISWGLATAAMVFVHSEWQFYALRFVIGAMEAGFAPGILYYLTLWFPKSHRGRMTSVFFLATAFSGIIGAPISGLILNYLNGLHGLAGWQWLFLAGGIPCVALGLIVLLRFDDGIEQAEWLSDDERRLVLVQLDRQKGEIGDHSAWRSLLMPGVLLLGFIYFLIQIASYGLNFWAPDLIKAAGGGSAAAIGFLTAVPYICGAVCMIVVGRLSDASGERPKFVAGLILAAAVGFFASGAFDRNVVTLVGALAILGGGVVAAIPTFWTLPPKILAGAGAASGIALINTLGQVGGIVSPVMVGSVKDWTGSTTPALYVIGGLCVLCAVLLLTVLPRDLRARDVAEPAR from the coding sequence ATGACGATTGCCACGGCGGCGCCGGCCGACCTCGATACCGGGATCACAGAGCATCAAGTGATCAGGAAGATCGCGTGGCGGCTGATGCCGCTGATCATCGTCTGCTATTTCTTCGCGTTCTTCGATCGGGTCAACATCAGCTTCGCCAAGGCCGCGTTGCAGGCCGATCTCGGCCTCAGCAACACGGCTTACGGCTTTGGCGCCAGCCTGTTCGTCGTCGGCTATGTGCTGCTGGAGGTGCCGAGCAACATGCTGCTCTATCGCTTCGGCGCACGGCGCTGGATCGCCCGCATCATGATCTCCTGGGGGCTGGCGACGGCCGCCATGGTCTTCGTTCACAGCGAATGGCAGTTCTATGCGTTGCGCTTCGTGATCGGCGCGATGGAGGCCGGCTTTGCGCCCGGCATTCTCTACTACCTGACGCTCTGGTTTCCGAAATCGCATCGCGGCCGCATGACGTCCGTGTTCTTTCTTGCGACAGCGTTCTCAGGGATCATCGGCGCGCCGATCTCCGGCCTCATCCTGAACTATCTGAACGGCCTGCATGGTCTCGCCGGCTGGCAATGGCTGTTCCTGGCCGGCGGTATTCCGTGCGTTGCCCTTGGCTTGATCGTGCTGCTGCGCTTCGACGACGGGATCGAGCAGGCCGAATGGCTGAGCGATGACGAGCGACGCCTGGTCTTGGTGCAGCTCGATCGCCAGAAGGGAGAGATTGGCGACCATTCGGCCTGGCGTTCGCTTCTGATGCCCGGCGTGCTTTTGCTCGGGTTCATCTACTTCCTGATCCAGATCGCGTCCTACGGCCTCAATTTCTGGGCGCCCGACCTGATCAAGGCGGCCGGCGGCGGCAGTGCGGCTGCGATCGGCTTCCTCACGGCCGTACCTTACATCTGCGGCGCCGTCTGCATGATCGTCGTCGGGCGATTGTCGGATGCCTCGGGCGAGCGCCCGAAGTTCGTCGCGGGCCTGATCCTGGCTGCGGCGGTAGGCTTCTTCGCCTCCGGTGCATTCGACCGGAACGTGGTCACGCTGGTTGGTGCGCTTGCAATCCTTGGTGGAGGTGTGGTCGCGGCCATTCCGACGTTCTGGACTTTGCCTCCGAAGATTCTCGCCGGCGCCGGCGCGGCGAGCGGGATCGCGCTCATCAACACGCTCGGGCAGGTCGGCGGCATCGTCAGCCCGGTCATGGTCGGCTCGGTGAAGGACTGGACCGGCAGCACGACGCCGGCGCTCTATGTCATCGGCGGCTTGTGCGTGCTGTGCGCAGTCCTGCTGCTAACGGTGCTTCCGCGTGACCTGAGGGCCAGGGATGTCGCGGAACCCGCGAGGTAG
- a CDS encoding serine/threonine protein kinase, with the protein MSLPKDDAAVLSARWTDGVLLKRDVFSTVERGRFRGDGGEVDAVLRRLDEVPWWSFALARHLFARERHALVHAKGLDVGPELLWAGRRALVRGFVDGVALHLAKPHGDVAYFRSAKAALRRLRRAGICHNDLAKEQNWLVGRDGRAYVTDFQLAACFNRRGRLYRILAYEDLRHLLKHKRSYAPEALTPRERKVLANKSFAASLWLATGKKVYRAITRGLFNFTDREGGGRRLVNDAPVLAELIRKNPAVRDTAIVAFADRRSGVGLYAFVEADQATLEGQLRIELTAAKGPKPPEHIQVVHALPRDTSGKPRTEILQLVAMNQLDLIEPMMRNDQDRAFLRDILEQRKNLRDRFNFEADLPTS; encoded by the coding sequence ATGAGCCTCCCCAAAGACGACGCCGCGGTGCTCTCGGCGCGCTGGACTGACGGCGTGCTGCTCAAGCGCGACGTGTTCTCGACCGTCGAGCGCGGCCGCTTCCGCGGCGACGGCGGCGAGGTCGACGCGGTGCTGCGCCGGCTGGATGAAGTGCCGTGGTGGTCATTCGCTCTAGCGCGACATCTGTTCGCCCGCGAGAGGCATGCGCTGGTGCACGCCAAAGGTCTCGACGTCGGTCCCGAGCTGCTGTGGGCCGGCCGCCGCGCCCTGGTCCGCGGCTTCGTCGACGGCGTCGCATTGCATCTGGCCAAGCCGCATGGCGATGTCGCCTACTTCCGCTCGGCCAAGGCCGCGCTGCGCCGGCTGCGCCGCGCCGGCATCTGCCACAACGATCTTGCCAAGGAACAGAACTGGCTGGTCGGCCGCGATGGCCGCGCCTATGTGACCGACTTCCAGCTGGCAGCGTGCTTCAACCGGCGCGGACGGCTCTATCGCATCCTCGCCTATGAAGACCTGCGGCATCTGCTCAAGCACAAGCGCTCCTACGCGCCCGAGGCGCTGACGCCGCGCGAGCGAAAGGTTTTGGCGAACAAGTCGTTCGCCGCGAGCCTGTGGCTGGCCACCGGCAAGAAGGTCTATCGGGCCATCACCCGCGGCCTGTTCAACTTCACCGACCGCGAGGGCGGCGGCCGGCGGCTCGTCAACGACGCCCCGGTGCTGGCCGAGCTGATCCGCAAGAATCCAGCCGTGCGCGATACGGCCATTGTCGCGTTCGCCGACCGCCGCTCCGGCGTCGGGCTCTATGCCTTCGTCGAGGCGGATCAGGCCACGCTCGAAGGCCAGCTCCGCATCGAGCTCACCGCCGCGAAGGGCCCGAAGCCGCCGGAACACATCCAGGTGGTGCATGCGTTGCCGCGCGACACAAGCGGCAAGCCGCGCACCGAGATCCTGCAGCTGGTCGCCATGAACCAGCTCGACCTGATCGAGCCGATGATGAGAAACGACCAGGACCGCGCCTTCCTCAGGGACATCCTGGAGCAGCGCAAGAACCTGCGCGACCGCTTCAACTTCGAGGCGGACCTGCCGACGAGCTAG
- a CDS encoding SPW repeat domain-containing protein: MSDFGFLNTHRTWEDWCGMLLGALIVVSPWFPIQDRVPLAGHDMMILNAVAGGLVVFGISQLEYVALQRWQEVATILVGLWLIASPYVLGYSGEGALRIYHTSLGAVVVLLGLLQLWQDWDLNDQDMLRHGR, encoded by the coding sequence ATGTCGGACTTTGGTTTCTTGAATACTCATCGAACATGGGAAGACTGGTGCGGGATGCTGCTCGGCGCGCTGATTGTGGTCTCGCCGTGGTTTCCGATTCAGGATCGAGTGCCCCTCGCTGGACACGACATGATGATCCTGAACGCGGTCGCAGGCGGCCTCGTCGTGTTTGGCATCAGCCAGCTCGAATATGTCGCGCTGCAGCGCTGGCAAGAGGTGGCGACGATCCTGGTCGGACTGTGGCTCATCGCCTCGCCCTATGTCCTCGGCTATTCCGGTGAAGGCGCGCTTCGCATCTATCACACGAGCCTCGGTGCGGTGGTGGTGCTGCTCGGCCTGCTCCAGCTGTGGCAGGATTGGGATCTGAACGACCAGGACATGCTGAGGCACGGACGATAG
- a CDS encoding GNAT family N-acetyltransferase translates to MAASVRDNKDKSRFELDVGSEIAFANYRLTPSAVIITHTETPRALRGRGVGSELVKGALELIRRDGRKVIAGCGFVVDYLDRHPEDADLVA, encoded by the coding sequence ATGGCGGCATCGGTTCGCGACAACAAGGACAAGAGCCGTTTCGAGCTCGACGTCGGCAGCGAAATCGCCTTCGCCAATTACCGGCTGACGCCGTCCGCGGTGATTATCACTCACACCGAAACGCCGCGCGCGCTGCGCGGCCGCGGCGTCGGGTCGGAGCTGGTGAAGGGCGCGCTGGAGCTGATCCGCCGCGACGGCAGGAAAGTGATCGCGGGCTGCGGCTTCGTCGTCGATTATCTCGATCGGCATCCGGAAGATGCCGACCTCGTCGCCTGA
- a CDS encoding GNAT family N-acetyltransferase, whose translation MSDVINNKAHHRYELEVEGHLATEHYKLDGDVITFEHTEVPKELGGKGVGSRLVQGALDEVRAAGLKLIPQCPFVKAWIEKHPDYQDLVKP comes from the coding sequence ATGAGCGACGTCATCAACAACAAGGCCCATCACCGCTATGAGCTCGAGGTCGAAGGGCATCTTGCGACCGAACATTACAAGCTCGATGGCGACGTCATCACCTTCGAGCACACCGAGGTCCCGAAGGAGCTCGGCGGCAAGGGCGTCGGCTCAAGACTGGTGCAAGGCGCGCTCGACGAGGTCCGCGCGGCCGGATTGAAGCTGATCCCGCAATGTCCGTTCGTGAAAGCGTGGATCGAGAAGCATCCGGACTATCAGGACCTGGTGAAACCATGA
- a CDS encoding hydroxymethylglutaryl-CoA lyase yields MTATPPDIMIQEVAPRDGLQIEAKWVETSDKVRLINSLSAIGFGRIEVSSFVSSAAVPSLRDAADVFAGIERRPGTIYAALVPNRKGAELALAARADELNFVMSASETHNRANMNMTHAQSLASLGEIVEPAHAGGALVNATIATAFGCPFEGVQPFEKVLDIVRRYLDLGVDGVTLADTTGMANPKQVSQLVDEGLMLVPADMLTLHFHNTRGLGLVNVLAAYDTGARRFDAALGGLGGCPFAPGATGNVCTEDLVNLCHEIGLRTGLDLQRLIDLSFRLPGLVGHEVPGQVAKAGRPLDLHPIPERLRRSA; encoded by the coding sequence ATGACGGCAACGCCGCCCGATATCATGATCCAGGAGGTTGCCCCGCGCGACGGCCTCCAGATCGAAGCGAAATGGGTTGAAACCAGCGACAAGGTCCGGCTGATCAATTCGCTGTCCGCGATCGGGTTCGGCCGCATCGAGGTCTCATCGTTCGTGTCGTCGGCGGCGGTCCCGTCGCTGCGCGACGCGGCGGACGTCTTCGCCGGCATCGAGCGACGTCCCGGCACGATCTATGCGGCGCTCGTCCCGAACCGAAAGGGCGCCGAGCTGGCGCTGGCGGCGCGCGCTGACGAACTCAATTTCGTGATGTCGGCGAGCGAAACGCACAATCGTGCCAACATGAACATGACGCACGCGCAGTCGCTCGCGTCGCTCGGCGAGATCGTGGAGCCGGCCCATGCCGGTGGCGCCTTGGTCAACGCCACCATCGCGACCGCGTTCGGCTGCCCGTTCGAGGGCGTGCAGCCGTTCGAGAAGGTTCTCGACATCGTCAGGCGCTATCTCGACCTTGGGGTCGACGGCGTCACGCTTGCCGATACGACGGGCATGGCCAATCCCAAGCAGGTCTCGCAACTGGTGGACGAGGGCCTGATGCTCGTGCCTGCCGATATGCTCACGCTTCACTTTCACAACACGCGCGGTCTCGGATTGGTCAACGTGCTCGCGGCCTACGACACAGGAGCGCGCCGCTTCGATGCAGCACTCGGCGGCCTTGGCGGCTGTCCATTTGCGCCGGGCGCCACCGGCAACGTCTGTACCGAAGACCTCGTCAATCTCTGCCATGAGATTGGCTTGCGGACCGGTCTCGACCTGCAGCGCTTGATCGATCTGTCGTTCCGATTGCCCGGACTGGTTGGACATGAGGTGCCGGGGCAGGTCGCCAAGGCCGGTCGCCCCCTCGATCTGCATCCCATACCCGAACGACTGCGGCGTTCTGCCTGA
- a CDS encoding lytic murein transglycosylase has translation MTPTISRLALAAFALSASILSAQPVLAAVACGSGNFDAWLADFKADAAAKGISQQAIAAGLAGVTLDQNVLNRDKSQKVFTQTFEEFSGRMVPPRMTRGSNMMKQYGSVLSRIEQTYGVPGEVLVAIWGLETDFGVNTGKFATIRSLATLAYDCRRSEQFRAELMDALRIVQRGDLAPGDMKGAWAGELGQTQFMPSSWLKYAVDFDGNGKRDLLHNAPDVLASTANYLASYGWQRGKDWQPGSPNFAVLQQWNKSEVYSKTVAYFATQLAHAP, from the coding sequence ATGACCCCGACGATTTCTCGTCTCGCTCTCGCAGCCTTCGCCCTCTCCGCGTCCATCCTGTCCGCCCAGCCAGTACTTGCTGCGGTCGCCTGCGGCTCCGGAAATTTCGACGCCTGGCTTGCCGACTTCAAAGCGGACGCCGCTGCCAAAGGCATCTCGCAGCAGGCCATTGCCGCCGGGCTTGCCGGCGTGACGCTCGACCAGAACGTGCTCAACCGTGACAAGTCGCAAAAAGTCTTCACCCAGACCTTCGAGGAGTTTTCCGGCCGCATGGTGCCGCCGCGGATGACGCGCGGCTCCAACATGATGAAGCAATACGGCTCGGTGCTCTCCCGCATCGAGCAGACCTATGGCGTGCCCGGCGAGGTGCTGGTCGCGATCTGGGGTCTTGAGACCGATTTCGGCGTCAACACCGGCAAGTTCGCGACCATCCGCTCGCTAGCGACGCTGGCTTATGACTGCCGTCGTTCCGAGCAGTTTCGCGCCGAGCTGATGGATGCGCTGCGCATCGTCCAGCGTGGCGACCTGGCCCCCGGCGACATGAAGGGCGCCTGGGCCGGCGAGCTCGGTCAGACCCAGTTCATGCCGTCGTCCTGGCTGAAATACGCTGTCGATTTCGACGGCAATGGCAAGCGCGATCTCCTTCACAATGCGCCCGACGTTCTCGCCTCCACCGCCAATTATCTCGCCAGCTATGGCTGGCAGCGCGGCAAGGATTGGCAACCCGGCAGTCCGAATTTTGCGGTGCTACAGCAATGGAACAAGAGCGAGGTCTATTCCAAGACCGTCGCCTATTTCGCCACCCAGCTCGCGCACGCCCCCTAA
- a CDS encoding CAP domain-containing protein, which produces MGRRGTTTHRLVGGLIAGFLLLAAAPAMAETPAELISSFRLKHGEVRVVRDATLDRIAMDQARAMAAKDDLSHDALGPFNKRVAPAGAGRAAENIAYGYDNFEKTLGQWIDSSGHRKNLLLHNASRVGIASARNASGKRTYWVMVIAGDYEPKGKGKKDREPLVAVKREIAPASKSKSSGCHIKLLSLCI; this is translated from the coding sequence ATGGGCAGGCGGGGGACGACGACGCATCGTTTGGTTGGCGGGCTGATCGCCGGCTTTCTGCTGCTGGCGGCTGCGCCCGCAATGGCCGAGACCCCGGCCGAGCTGATCTCGAGCTTCCGCCTCAAGCACGGTGAGGTCCGCGTCGTCCGCGACGCTACGCTCGACCGCATTGCCATGGACCAGGCGCGCGCGATGGCGGCCAAGGACGATCTCAGCCACGACGCGCTCGGTCCATTCAACAAGCGCGTCGCGCCCGCGGGCGCGGGCCGCGCTGCCGAGAATATCGCCTACGGCTACGACAATTTCGAGAAGACGCTCGGACAATGGATCGACTCCTCGGGCCACCGCAAGAACCTCTTGCTCCACAACGCCTCCCGCGTCGGCATCGCCAGCGCCAGAAATGCCAGCGGCAAACGCACCTATTGGGTGATGGTGATCGCCGGCGATTATGAGCCGAAGGGCAAAGGCAAGAAGGACAGGGAGCCGCTGGTTGCCGTGAAGCGCGAGATTGCGCCCGCGAGCAAGTCCAAATCCAGCGGCTGCCACATCAAGCTGCTCAGCCTCTGCATCTGA
- a CDS encoding DUF3597 domain-containing protein, with amino-acid sequence MSIFGKIMGAIFGSHPASAAPAGSAPSNSAPAGAAPSGSAPSSAPGAAPAATVDVAAIVDKAAAAHKGEKLEWRTSIVDLMKALDVDSSLAARKDLAKELGYTGDMNDSASMNVWLHKQVMSKLAANGGKLPPEIKH; translated from the coding sequence ATGAGCATTTTCGGGAAAATCATGGGCGCGATCTTCGGCAGCCATCCGGCTTCCGCCGCACCCGCAGGCAGCGCACCGTCGAACAGCGCGCCTGCAGGCGCTGCGCCGAGCGGATCGGCGCCGTCATCGGCTCCCGGTGCAGCGCCCGCGGCAACGGTCGACGTCGCCGCGATCGTCGACAAGGCCGCGGCCGCGCACAAGGGCGAGAAGCTGGAGTGGCGCACCTCGATCGTCGACCTCATGAAGGCGCTCGACGTCGATTCCAGCCTTGCCGCGCGCAAGGACCTCGCCAAGGAGCTCGGCTATACCGGCGACATGAACGACTCGGCCAGCATGAACGTCTGGCTGCACAAGCAGGTCATGTCCAAGCTCGCCGCCAATGGCGGCAAGCTGCCGCCGGAGATCAAGCACTGA
- the trmFO gene encoding methylenetetrahydrofolate--tRNA-(uracil(54)-C(5))-methyltransferase (FADH(2)-oxidizing) TrmFO, translating into MTGPQSNIVHVIGAGLAGSEAAWQVAKSGLPVVLHEMRPDRMTEAHRTDGLAELVCSNSFRSDDAANNAVGLLHAEMRRLDSLIMRAADANQVPAGGALAVDRDGFSAAVTKALNDHPLIEIARGEVAGLPPADWSNVIVATGPLTSAPLADSIRELTDENALAFFDAIAPIVHRESIDMSVAWFQSRYDKVGPGGNGADYINCPMTKEQYDGFVAALVAGEKTEFKEWETNTPYFDGCLPIEVMAERGPETLRHGPMKPVGLTNAHDPATKAYAIVQLRQDNKLGTLYNIVGFQTKLKYGEQQRIFRTIPGLEKAEFARLGGLHRNTFLNSPKLLDSQLRLRAQPRLRFAGQMTGCEGYVESASVGLIAGLYAAADARGERLASPPATTALGSLLGHITGGHIETVEPGTRSFQPMNINFGLFPPLASVPTKKPDGTRLRGNEKTVAKKQAMSARALADLDRWIADHLRIAAAA; encoded by the coding sequence ATGACAGGACCCCAATCCAACATCGTCCATGTGATCGGCGCCGGCCTTGCCGGTTCCGAGGCCGCCTGGCAGGTCGCCAAATCCGGCCTGCCCGTGGTGCTGCACGAGATGCGGCCAGACCGCATGACCGAGGCGCACCGCACCGACGGGCTGGCCGAGCTCGTCTGCTCCAATTCGTTCCGCTCGGACGACGCCGCCAACAATGCCGTCGGGCTGCTGCATGCGGAGATGCGCCGGCTCGACTCGCTGATCATGCGCGCAGCCGATGCCAACCAGGTGCCCGCCGGCGGCGCGCTGGCGGTCGACCGCGACGGCTTCTCGGCGGCCGTCACCAAGGCGCTGAACGACCATCCCCTGATCGAGATCGCCCGCGGCGAGGTCGCAGGCCTGCCGCCGGCCGACTGGAGCAACGTGATCGTTGCAACCGGCCCCCTCACCTCCGCCCCGCTCGCCGATTCCATCCGCGAACTTACGGATGAGAACGCGCTCGCCTTCTTCGACGCGATCGCGCCGATTGTGCACCGCGAGTCCATCGACATGTCGGTGGCCTGGTTCCAGTCGCGCTACGACAAGGTCGGCCCCGGCGGCAATGGCGCCGACTACATCAATTGTCCCATGACCAAGGAGCAATATGACGGCTTCGTCGCCGCGCTGGTCGCGGGCGAGAAGACCGAGTTCAAGGAGTGGGAGACCAACACGCCCTATTTCGACGGCTGCCTGCCGATCGAGGTGATGGCGGAGCGCGGCCCCGAGACCTTGCGCCACGGGCCGATGAAGCCGGTCGGCCTCACCAATGCGCACGATCCCGCAACCAAGGCCTATGCCATCGTCCAGCTGCGCCAGGACAATAAGCTCGGCACGCTCTACAACATCGTCGGCTTCCAGACGAAGCTGAAATATGGCGAGCAGCAGCGCATCTTCCGCACCATTCCAGGCCTCGAGAAGGCCGAGTTCGCCCGTCTCGGCGGCCTGCATCGCAACACCTTCCTCAACTCGCCAAAGCTGCTCGACAGCCAGCTGCGCCTGCGTGCGCAGCCGCGGCTGCGCTTCGCCGGCCAGATGACCGGCTGCGAAGGCTATGTGGAATCCGCCAGCGTCGGCCTGATTGCCGGCCTCTATGCGGCAGCCGATGCTCGCGGCGAGCGGCTCGCGAGCCCGCCGGCGACGACGGCACTGGGATCGCTGCTCGGTCACATCACCGGCGGCCATATCGAGACCGTCGAGCCGGGCACGCGCTCGTTCCAGCCGATGAACATCAATTTCGGCCTGTTCCCCCCGCTCGCAAGCGTGCCGACCAAGAAGCCCGACGGTACGCGGCTGCGCGGCAACGAGAAGACCGTGGCCAAGAAGCAGGCGATGAGCGCACGGGCGCTCGCCGATCTCGATCGCTGGATCGCCGATCACCTGCGCATTGCTGCCGCTGCGTGA